The DNA window ATGTAGGCGGAGCGGTCGAAGGGGGTCTTGGTGAGGTAGAAGATCCAGAAGACGCCGATCAGCGCCAAAGGAACCGTTAGCAACACCACAAAAGGGTGCCGCAGCGACTCGTAGAGGGCGGCGGTGACCATGAACACCAACAGAATGGCCAGGGCCAAGACCCCCAGTACCTGCTGCTCCTCTTCCTTTTGCATTAAGGTGAAGGAGGGACGTTGGAGGGAGTAGCCCGGGGGAAGGTGAGTATTGCGGATCACACTCTCGACGAGCCGATCCCCCATGCGCCACGGGCCACGGAATTCGAAGCTAATCCAACGCTGGTACTGCTGGTCTTCGCGCACAATGCGCGCCAAGGCCTTTTGCTCCGAGATGCTCGCCACATCGCCGAGGCGCACAACTTCCTGGCCGTCCGAACGCAGCACCAACTGGCGGAGGTCGTCGAGGGCAAAGCGACGGTAGCCGTGCATTTTGATGCTGTGGTCAACGTCCTCGCCCTTGATTTTGAGGCGCTGATAGCGCCGGGCGCCCCGGATATGCGGCTCCACCTTTTGAAGCACCTCGCCTACGGTGAGCCCGAAGCGGCTGAGTTGGCGGCGGTCGAGGCGCACGATGACTTCGAATAGGTCTCCTCTGCCGTACCAGAGGGTGGAGCTGGTCTCCAAGTCGCGCACGCGCACGTTGCGTCGCAAGGTGCGCCCCACCTCGTCGGCGGTGCGTTTGACCTCGTTGTAGTTGTAGCCGAGCACTTGCAGGTAGAACCTTGGGGCTGCGCCGCCCCCCCTGAAGAAGCCGGGGCCAAAGCCGTACACGTTGACGTTGGCGCCGGCAAAGCGCGTGGCCATGGCGCTCAACTTTTCCTTGAGGATGAGAGGCTCCGGAGTCAGCTCTATCTCGGGAGGGAAGGTGATGCGCAGCCTGGCCCACTCGGGATAGACTTCTGCCGTGACCTTGTCAAGGTGGGGGCGCCCTACCAACTTCTCCTCAAACGAGCGCACCACGGCGTCGGTGGCCTCCAACTCTGAGCCGCTGGGCATTTGCACGTAGACTACCAGGTAGGTATCCCGCCCCCAGGAGAAGGGCTGGCCGCGGGGCACCTTCTTGTCAAAAATGTAGAAGCTTCCCACGAACAGAGCCAGTGCAGCGGCGGCAACAAACCATTTGTGGCGGAGCGACAGCCGCAGATAGCGTGCGTACAGGCGCTGCACCGCTGTGGGCGCTTTGGCACGGCCGGCTTCTGCCTCATTGGCCTGCTCTCCGCCGCGCGGTGGACTGCCCTTGCCAACGCTGCCGCGGAAAAGCACCTTTGCCGCCAACATAGGGGTCAAGGTGAAGGCGACCACCAGTGACGACACGAGCGCCAGCCCTACGGCAAGGGCAAACGGCAGGTAGTAGATGCGCAGCTCGCCGGTCATGTACAGAAAGGGCAAGAAAACGACGACGGTGGTCAAGGTAGAGGCGACCACGGCCAAGGCCACCTCCGAGGCTCCCCGTTCGGCCGCCCGTGCGACGGGCTGACCTCTCCGCCACTGGCGCTCGACGCTATCCAGCACGACGATGGAGTTGTCCACCAACATGCCGAAACCAAGGGCCAACCCCGCCATCGTCAGGAGGTTGAGAGTCAGGTGGGCAAAGTAGAAAAAGTCCACCGTCAGCAAGACGGAAAACAGGATGGTGGCGAGGATGACAAGGGGAGCGCGCAGCCGGCGCAGGAACAGCAGCAACACGGCAAAGATGGCCAGCAGGCAGAAGCCGGCACGCGAGGTAAAATCCCGAAGTTCCTTCCGCATGCGCAGGCTTTGGTCCCGCTCCTTGAGGAGCCGTAGCCCGGGTGGAAAGCTCTTCGCGATGGTGGTGAGCTTCTTCTCCACCGCCTGCGCCACGGCGATGGTGCTGGTGCCCGGCTCCTTTTCGATATTGATGGTCACCGCCGGCTGCCCGTTGATGCGGGATAAACCCACCGGTTCACTGGATGCATCGCTGACCTGAGCCACATCTTCCAACCGCACTGGCCCGGGAGTGCTCCTCCTGGACGCGCCAAGGAAGCTGGCCGGGATGACTGCTTTGCCGATGCTGGCCACCTCCTGAATGGGGTCGTCGATGAGGAGCTCCCACCGCGTCCCCCCACGCAC is part of the candidate division KSB1 bacterium genome and encodes:
- a CDS encoding efflux RND transporter permease subunit, yielding MNLVKTSLQRPVATAMVYLIILATGLFSLSHLPLELTPEVDFPRLSVLTQWPNSSPEMVELFVTSPIEAVAATVTGVRKVRSTSEEGLSTVEVEFERGTNMDFATFELNEKLAVAREELPYGAFPPQIQKYVPKEFQTDVLLSYRLLGPFDLQTLRRMAKEKVRPPLLGLEGVADIRILGGVDREVRIEMDPRRMEALGVSIEAVQRTLQDLGLRQAAGHLVRGGTRWELLIDDPIQEVASIGKAVIPASFLGASRRSTPGPVRLEDVAQVSDASSEPVGLSRINGQPAVTINIEKEPGTSTIAVAQAVEKKLTTIAKSFPPGLRLLKERDQSLRMRKELRDFTSRAGFCLLAIFAVLLLFLRRLRAPLVILATILFSVLLTVDFFYFAHLTLNLLTMAGLALGFGMLVDNSIVVLDSVERQWRRGQPVARAAERGASEVALAVVASTLTTVVVFLPFLYMTGELRIYYLPFALAVGLALVSSLVVAFTLTPMLAAKVLFRGSVGKGSPPRGGEQANEAEAGRAKAPTAVQRLYARYLRLSLRHKWFVAAAALALFVGSFYIFDKKVPRGQPFSWGRDTYLVVYVQMPSGSELEATDAVVRSFEEKLVGRPHLDKVTAEVYPEWARLRITFPPEIELTPEPLILKEKLSAMATRFAGANVNVYGFGPGFFRGGGAAPRFYLQVLGYNYNEVKRTADEVGRTLRRNVRVRDLETSSTLWYGRGDLFEVIVRLDRRQLSRFGLTVGEVLQKVEPHIRGARRYQRLKIKGEDVDHSIKMHGYRRFALDDLRQLVLRSDGQEVVRLGDVASISEQKALARIVREDQQYQRWISFEFRGPWRMGDRLVESVIRNTHLPPGYSLQRPSFTLMQKEEEQQVLGVLALAILLVFMVTAALYESLRHPFVVLLTVPLALIGVFWIFYLTKTPFDRSAYIGVILLGGIVVNNAIVLVDHINRLRTSGRNWLEAVSAGCMERARPIMMTTATTVFGMLPLVLFVESKQGLWYSLALATIGGLTVSSALVLTVTPALYAIFRGSRHTPAAAS